Proteins encoded within one genomic window of Humulus lupulus chromosome 1, drHumLupu1.1, whole genome shotgun sequence:
- the LOC133803379 gene encoding ubiquitin carboxyl-terminal hydrolase 27 isoform X2: MKMQGEVKLNDFIHLFKHGIRTISRSNWVSASGFQISVAGLFGVAGFVLALRDGKLGKLSSSQWLLPKGENPQNLRLVPGLKNLGNNCFLNVILQALASCSRFHIFLHKAIEEIERSANDEELVDSLPLAVSLALLLQDLCAIGERRVVLNPRKVMLSMAQYIPNFNLTAQQDAAEAFLHLLSSLREEFADCYDPSYCSLFESCSSSCRIITPKRREGLNKQKRWTQSFIGPFNGILGSILTCQSCSSQISLNFESFHSLALSPVLATGANIMVGCSLEDCLKQFTVAEQVENYRCSSCWHIAGIRFLSAIGSDETEIEKLRTCSEQDFCDCRKFLPQDAFPWSNKFSHTLKQISIARSPKILCIHLKRVSFNVFGESFKLQGHISFPMILDLFSFMTSGVAIKSRQEIFQRGKMQPHYKQPSFLTGNFNIQHDTRNLNSKDKTKESFYSKDTQDIRIEESNIDQIGCCSETTHVEKETHSYNQVSMIHQSVPPSSLYRLVSVVEHFGGAGSGHYTIYRSILKCMGSQKKRFLLLKLACCFMRKYMKVD, encoded by the exons ATGAAAATGCAAGGAGAGGTTAAGCTAAACGATTTTATTCACCTTTTCAAGCATGGGATTCGGACGATTTCACGTTCGAACTGGGTTTCAGCTTCTGGGTTTCAAATATCTGTAGCTGGGCTTTTCGGTGTTGCTGGTTTTGTATTGGCTTTAAGGGACGGCAAACTGGGCAAGTTGAGTTCTTCCCAGTGGCTGTTGCCTAAGGGCGAAAATCCTCAGAACTTGCGGTTAGTTCCCGGGTTGAAGAATCTTGGAAACAATTGTTTTCTTAATGTGATTTTACAG GCTCTAGCAAGCTGTTCCCGCTTCCATATTTTTCTGCATAAAGCCATAGAGGAAATTGAACGGTCGGCTAATGACGAGGAATTGGTTGATAGTTTGCCGCTTGCAGTTTCTTTggctctattgttacaag ATTTATGTGCAATTGGTGAAAGAAGAGTGGTACTCAATCCCCGGAAAGTGATGCTTTCGATGGCTCAATACATTCCTAATTTTAATCTCACCGCTCAGCAG GATGCCGCAGAAGCGTTCCTTCATCTTCTGTCTTCTTTAAGAGAAGAATTTGCAGATTGTTATGATCCAAGTTACTGTTCTTTGTTTGAATCTTGTTCCTCAAGTTGTAGGATTATTACTCCAAAGAGGAGGGAGGGTCTGAATAAGCAGAAAAGGTGGACACAGAGTTTCATTGGACCATTTAATGGGATTCTTGGTAGCATCTTAACTTGCCAAAGCTGTTCATCTCAG ATCTCGTTGAACTTTGAATCTTTTCACAGCTTGGCTCTTTCTCCAGTGCTTGCTACTGGTGCCAACATA ATGGTTGGATGTAGCTTGGAAGATTGCCTGAAGCAGTTCACAGTGGCCGAACAAGTCGAAAATTACCGCTGTTCCAGTTGTTGGCATATTGCGGGAATTAGGTTCTTATCCGCCATAGGATCAGATGAG ACAGAGATCGAGAAACTTAGGACATGCTCTGAGCAAGATTTTTGTGACTGCCGAAAATTTCTTCCTCAAGATGCATTTCCATGGTCAAATAAGTTTTCTCATACACTGAAGCAAATAAGTATTGCTCGTTCTCCGAAG ATTTTGTGCATTCATCTAAAGCGTGTTTCCTTTAATGTGTTCGGCGAATCCTTTAAACTTCAG GGTCATATATCCTTTCCCATGATTTTGGATCTTTTCTCATTCATGACTAGTGGAGTGGCAATAAAGAGTCGACAAGAAATTTTTCAAAGAGGGAAAATGCAGCCACATTATAAACAACCAAGTTTTCTTACTGGAAATTTTAACATACAACATGATACAAGAAATCTTAATAGTAAAGATAAAACAAAAGAAAGTTTCTATTCTAAAGATACACAGGACATACGCATAGAGGAGTCCAATATTGACCAAATTGGATGCTGTTCAGAAACCACGCATGTGGAAAAGGAGACACATTCATACAACCAG GTCTCAATGATTCACCAATCGGTCCCACCAAGTAGTTTGTATCGTTTAGTTTCGGTGGTGGAGCACTTTGGAGGGGCTGGTAGCGGTCATTACACAATTTACAGAAGC ATTCTCAAGTGCATGGGGTCTCAGAAAAAGAGGTTTTTGCTGCTGAAGCTAGCTTGCTGTTTTATGAGAAAATATATGAAGGTTGACTGA
- the LOC133803379 gene encoding ubiquitin carboxyl-terminal hydrolase 27 isoform X1, translating into MKMQGEVKLNDFIHLFKHGIRTISRSNWVSASGFQISVAGLFGVAGFVLALRDGKLGKLSSSQWLLPKGENPQNLRLVPGLKNLGNNCFLNVILQALASCSRFHIFLHKAIEEIERSANDEELVDSLPLAVSLALLLQDLCAIGERRVVLNPRKVMLSMAQYIPNFNLTAQQDAAEAFLHLLSSLREEFADCYDPSYCSLFESCSSSCRIITPKRREGLNKQKRWTQSFIGPFNGILGSILTCQSCSSQISLNFESFHSLALSPVLATGANIMVGCSLEDCLKQFTVAEQVENYRCSSCWHIAGIRFLSAIGSDETEIEKLRTCSEQDFCDCRKFLPQDAFPWSNKFSHTLKQISIARSPKILCIHLKRVSFNVFGESFKLQGHISFPMILDLFSFMTSGVAIKSRQEIFQRGKMQPHYKQPSFLTGNFNIQHDTRNLNSKDKTKESFYSKDTQDIRIEESNIDQIGCCSETTHVEKETHSYNQVSMIHQSVPPSSLYRLVSVVEHFGGAGSGHYTIYRSVRTGPCKKEFDEPQEPDSVFWFCISDSQVHGVSEKEVFAAEASLLFYEKIYEG; encoded by the exons ATGAAAATGCAAGGAGAGGTTAAGCTAAACGATTTTATTCACCTTTTCAAGCATGGGATTCGGACGATTTCACGTTCGAACTGGGTTTCAGCTTCTGGGTTTCAAATATCTGTAGCTGGGCTTTTCGGTGTTGCTGGTTTTGTATTGGCTTTAAGGGACGGCAAACTGGGCAAGTTGAGTTCTTCCCAGTGGCTGTTGCCTAAGGGCGAAAATCCTCAGAACTTGCGGTTAGTTCCCGGGTTGAAGAATCTTGGAAACAATTGTTTTCTTAATGTGATTTTACAG GCTCTAGCAAGCTGTTCCCGCTTCCATATTTTTCTGCATAAAGCCATAGAGGAAATTGAACGGTCGGCTAATGACGAGGAATTGGTTGATAGTTTGCCGCTTGCAGTTTCTTTggctctattgttacaag ATTTATGTGCAATTGGTGAAAGAAGAGTGGTACTCAATCCCCGGAAAGTGATGCTTTCGATGGCTCAATACATTCCTAATTTTAATCTCACCGCTCAGCAG GATGCCGCAGAAGCGTTCCTTCATCTTCTGTCTTCTTTAAGAGAAGAATTTGCAGATTGTTATGATCCAAGTTACTGTTCTTTGTTTGAATCTTGTTCCTCAAGTTGTAGGATTATTACTCCAAAGAGGAGGGAGGGTCTGAATAAGCAGAAAAGGTGGACACAGAGTTTCATTGGACCATTTAATGGGATTCTTGGTAGCATCTTAACTTGCCAAAGCTGTTCATCTCAG ATCTCGTTGAACTTTGAATCTTTTCACAGCTTGGCTCTTTCTCCAGTGCTTGCTACTGGTGCCAACATA ATGGTTGGATGTAGCTTGGAAGATTGCCTGAAGCAGTTCACAGTGGCCGAACAAGTCGAAAATTACCGCTGTTCCAGTTGTTGGCATATTGCGGGAATTAGGTTCTTATCCGCCATAGGATCAGATGAG ACAGAGATCGAGAAACTTAGGACATGCTCTGAGCAAGATTTTTGTGACTGCCGAAAATTTCTTCCTCAAGATGCATTTCCATGGTCAAATAAGTTTTCTCATACACTGAAGCAAATAAGTATTGCTCGTTCTCCGAAG ATTTTGTGCATTCATCTAAAGCGTGTTTCCTTTAATGTGTTCGGCGAATCCTTTAAACTTCAG GGTCATATATCCTTTCCCATGATTTTGGATCTTTTCTCATTCATGACTAGTGGAGTGGCAATAAAGAGTCGACAAGAAATTTTTCAAAGAGGGAAAATGCAGCCACATTATAAACAACCAAGTTTTCTTACTGGAAATTTTAACATACAACATGATACAAGAAATCTTAATAGTAAAGATAAAACAAAAGAAAGTTTCTATTCTAAAGATACACAGGACATACGCATAGAGGAGTCCAATATTGACCAAATTGGATGCTGTTCAGAAACCACGCATGTGGAAAAGGAGACACATTCATACAACCAG GTCTCAATGATTCACCAATCGGTCCCACCAAGTAGTTTGTATCGTTTAGTTTCGGTGGTGGAGCACTTTGGAGGGGCTGGTAGCGGTCATTACACAATTTACAGAAGCGTGAGGACTGGCCCCTGTAAAAAAGAGTTCGATGAACCACAAGAGCCTGATTCTGTTTTCTGGTTCTGTATTTCAGATTCTCAAGTGCATGGGGTCTCAGAAAAAGAGGTTTTTGCTGCTGAAGCTAGCTTGCTGTTTTATGAGAAAATATATGAAGGTTGA